The segment GCTTCCGCTCGATCTCGCCCACCACCTGTTCCAGCCACTGGTCGCGAATGCCCATCTCGCGCAGATGTGTCAACGTATTGAAGACATAGGCATCGTTCGGTCCGGACTGTCCGACGGCGGAATCGACAATATGGGCAGCCTCTATGGCATCGAGCGTGCCGGCATATTGCTGATGGTTCCGGTCGACAATATAGGCGACGGCAGTCACCCTCCGGCCATCCGCAAGGCGAATAGGCAGCCTCTTTTCCAGATAGACGTTGGTGACCAACTCGCGCTCGCGTAGATAATTCAGTATCTCGTCCCACTCGGCGGCGGCTATGCTGAATGCCATGCCGCGGCAGGAGCCGCCATGGTCTAGGCCGAGCACCAGGCCGGGTTTTGCCTCCGTCCCGCGATGGACCCAGGAATGAACGCAGAGGGAGCGGCGATAGCCGAAAATCAAGGCCTCTGCTTTTTCAACATAGCTAAACCCCGGATTCCACATGAGTGATCCGTAGCCAAACACCCAAAATTCGTCCATATCCCACGCCAAATCACTGTGAACACATCGGTTCAACCATTGGAGAACAACATGGCAGCGTCAAGCCAGAGCGTAGCATCCGGCAGAGGCAAACGCATGTGGCTCATCGGGCTAGGTCTGATCGTGGTCCTCGCCGGGTTTTATACCGGCGGCTGGTTTTACGCGACCACGATCGTAAAAACGACGGTGTTGAAGGCGCTCGGCGAGCAGAACGCCGCCGGCATCTCGGGCGAATGCAGCGACATGGCCTCCAGCGGCTTTCCCTTCTCCATCGGCCTCTCCTGCGCCAAGGTGACCGTCGACGACCATGTGAAGGGTGTTTCCGCCTCCTTCGACAATCTCAATGCCTCGGCACCGGTCTATCAGCCGAACCATGTCGGCTGGAGCCTGAAATCGCCGGCGGAAATCCGCACGGCGCAGGGCCTGACAGTGTCGGCCGAATGGGCTAATCTGCAATCGAACCTCGTCGCCAAGGGGCGCGGTGTCTCGCAGAGCCAGACCGTCATCGATGGCCTGAAGGCCGGCATCGTCTCCTCATTCACCGGCCAGAGCGCTGACGTGACCGCTGCCCACACAGAAATGCACGCCCGCCAGAACGGCGACGACCTCGAGCTGGCAATCGACATCGAAAACGCCACGGCAGTTATCAAGGATTTTCCGCAGACGCTGCCGACGGCATCGACAAGCGCCGATATTACCCTGACCGGCAAGGCCGGGCTGCTCGACGGCAGTGACGGACACGGCCTTTACGGTGCGGCCGGCGTTCTGCGTCAGGTGGTGATCGATATCGGCGACGGCCGCGTGATGACGCTTACCGGCCCTTTCAATTTCGACGATCAGGGCTTTCTGTCCGGCCAGTTCAAACTGCAGATCAATCAGATCGGGCCATGGGGCGACAGCCTGAAAGCAACGATCCCGGCGGCCAAGAACATGATCGATACCGCCACCAAGCTCCTGAAATCGCTCGCAGCCGGCAGTGACAAGGTCTCTGTCGATCTCACCGCCGATCATGGACGCCTGTCCCTGAGCGGCTTCATCCCGCTCGGGAAGGTTCCGCCGATCTGACCTTTACCTTCGCCCGGAAGAAGGTGGACGCGAACGGTTGAG is part of the Rhizobium sp. CB3090 genome and harbors:
- a CDS encoding gamma-glutamylcyclotransferase, with product MDEFWVFGYGSLMWNPGFSYVEKAEALIFGYRRSLCVHSWVHRGTEAKPGLVLGLDHGGSCRGMAFSIAAAEWDEILNYLRERELVTNVYLEKRLPIRLADGRRVTAVAYIVDRNHQQYAGTLDAIEAAHIVDSAVGQSGPNDAYVFNTLTHLREMGIRDQWLEQVVGEIERKRKAS
- a CDS encoding DUF2125 domain-containing protein, with product MAASSQSVASGRGKRMWLIGLGLIVVLAGFYTGGWFYATTIVKTTVLKALGEQNAAGISGECSDMASSGFPFSIGLSCAKVTVDDHVKGVSASFDNLNASAPVYQPNHVGWSLKSPAEIRTAQGLTVSAEWANLQSNLVAKGRGVSQSQTVIDGLKAGIVSSFTGQSADVTAAHTEMHARQNGDDLELAIDIENATAVIKDFPQTLPTASTSADITLTGKAGLLDGSDGHGLYGAAGVLRQVVIDIGDGRVMTLTGPFNFDDQGFLSGQFKLQINQIGPWGDSLKATIPAAKNMIDTATKLLKSLAAGSDKVSVDLTADHGRLSLSGFIPLGKVPPI